A region from the Kribbella shirazensis genome encodes:
- a CDS encoding PLP-dependent aminotransferase family protein produces the protein MEDSGAAPAGADLHLELAATRGRSDLVRALHESIRSGRLAAGTRLPSSRSLARDLGIARNTVADAYGQLVAEGWLTARQGSGTVVANRAAVPPASAVSLPEARSFRYDLTPGSPDVATFPRTEWLAAARKALTAAPNEAFGLGDPRGRIELRRVLADYLARARGVRADPERILICSGYVQALSLLSEVIRTLGGTAVAVEEFGYGLHRDVIRARGLDVVAVPVDQLGARTDRLAGDGVLLTPAHQMPTGVPLAPERRTAAVEWARESGAVLIEDDYDGEFRYDRQAVGALQALDPERVVYTGTASKSLAPGLRLAWMVLPQRLIEPVVAAKRTADYQTATLEQLVLAEFIASGHYDRHVRRSRLHYRRRRDRLVELLAVRAPTVEVAGISAGLHVLLDVPGDAEDIVTRAARQGLGLTTLTTYHFNPTPATRQAVIVGYGTPPDHAYPGALDLLCQVLGV, from the coding sequence ATGGAGGATTCAGGGGCCGCTCCGGCGGGGGCGGATCTGCATCTGGAGCTGGCGGCGACGCGAGGGCGTAGCGACCTGGTGCGGGCGTTGCACGAGTCGATCCGGAGTGGGCGGCTGGCCGCGGGGACGCGGCTGCCGTCGTCGCGGTCGCTGGCGAGGGATCTCGGCATCGCGCGGAACACGGTTGCGGACGCGTACGGGCAGCTGGTCGCGGAGGGGTGGCTGACGGCACGGCAGGGCTCCGGGACGGTCGTCGCGAACCGGGCCGCCGTACCGCCGGCATCGGCCGTTTCGTTGCCCGAGGCCCGTAGTTTCCGGTACGACCTGACGCCGGGCTCGCCGGACGTGGCGACGTTCCCCCGGACCGAGTGGCTGGCGGCGGCGCGGAAAGCGCTGACCGCGGCGCCGAACGAGGCGTTCGGGCTGGGCGACCCGCGCGGCCGGATCGAGTTGCGCCGGGTGCTGGCGGACTACCTGGCGCGCGCACGGGGCGTGCGGGCCGATCCGGAGCGGATCCTGATCTGCTCGGGGTACGTGCAGGCGTTGAGTCTGCTGAGCGAGGTGATCAGGACGCTCGGCGGTACGGCGGTGGCCGTCGAGGAGTTCGGGTACGGACTGCATCGGGACGTGATCCGCGCACGCGGGCTGGACGTGGTCGCCGTACCGGTCGACCAGCTGGGCGCGCGGACGGATCGGTTGGCCGGGGACGGGGTGCTGCTCACGCCGGCGCACCAGATGCCGACAGGCGTGCCGCTGGCGCCGGAGCGTCGTACGGCCGCCGTCGAATGGGCGCGGGAGAGCGGGGCGGTGCTGATCGAGGACGACTACGACGGCGAGTTCCGGTACGACCGGCAGGCGGTCGGGGCGTTGCAGGCGCTGGATCCGGAGCGGGTCGTCTACACCGGTACGGCGAGCAAGAGTCTCGCGCCGGGGCTGCGGCTCGCGTGGATGGTGCTGCCGCAGCGGTTGATCGAGCCGGTGGTCGCGGCGAAACGGACCGCGGACTACCAGACCGCGACCCTCGAACAGCTCGTCCTCGCCGAGTTCATTGCCTCCGGCCACTACGACCGGCACGTACGCCGTTCCCGCCTGCACTACCGGCGCCGCCGCGACCGCCTGGTCGAACTGCTCGCCGTCCGCGCACCGACCGTCGAGGTCGCCGGCATCTCCGCAGGCCTGCACGTCCTGCTCGACGTCCCCGGAGACGCCGAAGACATCGTCACCCGGGCCGCCCGCCAGGGCCTCGGCCTCACAACCCTCACGACGTACCACTTCAACCCCACCCCAGCCACCCGCCAAGCAGTCATCGTCGGCTACGGCACCCCACCCGACCACGCCTACCCCGGAGCCCTGGACCTCCTCTGCCAGGTCCTCGGCGTCTAG